ATCCAGAGAGGCTTAGCCTTCTACAAACATATTCTATTGGATCTGGAATACATTTGGGAGTATAGCATGGGCCCAATAAGGTGAGGAATGTAAGTTGCCGACTGAATGCTACATATTCACAAATGAGGTATAACAGGGCTGATAATGGCCTCTGGTTAGAGCAGATGATCCTGACTTGGTCAGTGCCATTCATACATACCAACAGCAGTTTATTGTTTCCACAGCAGGCTAACCAGAGATCTGATTCTTGCAGTAAAGTATGCTGGGACTTCAGTGAAAGTGGATGTTTTTGGAACTTCTGCAGATAAAAAAATCACATGCGAGAAGTGTTTCGGTGTTCACCGGGCACTCATTTGCCACAGCATTTGTGGAAAGTTGCAGACCAGTAGAAGGAGGGATCAGTCAGATGCTCCCTCTATCCCCCCACACAGGACCAAGTAGCAGGAATGGAGGAAGGAGCTTTATCTCCAGCTCAAGGTGCTTTGGGTGTTTCCTTGGGTTTACCCTAATAAGATAAATGGGGCATATTTTTGGGAGGAGTTTATAGTAAGATTTGGGATACCATATGAAGGAGTTGGAATTCACACATCTCAAAATTTGACATCTGTAGAGGGTTGAGAGACATAACAAGGAGCAAGATTTAACAAATTGTTTCTAACAGAATTACAGGGCTATTCATGCACTTACTTATGACTGACCTGCAAGTTTCTCCTTTGGGTTTGGTCCCCAAAAAGGCATCAAGGAGTATTGGAAGCTCCATGTGTGATGCAATAGACCAGGAATCATGTTCAGTGTGTTACTCTTCTTTTGGTACCACTGTGAACATGGTGAGAACTTGCACCCCCAGGGCAATTTTAGTGAAATATAACATTAGATTGGCTTTTTGACTGCTACCAGTAAACCCCCTCAGATTTCAGACCTGTGGGGTTTTATCTGGTAGGTCGACTTTTATTGTGACAAGGCCATAGCAGTGGATGCTCAGTATTGGGCTCAGCCCAAAACTGGAGGTCAGTGGTGTGGGAATTGGGTTTACAGCAAACTACCTGGATGCCTTCTTGTTTATGGGCAGGGCAGATTCTAAAGTATGCCAGCTTGTTGATCTCCTCTTAGCCAGTGCCTGTGATAACTGCTATCAGAAGGAAAAAGGGATCCAGTTAGATATAGAGACTGGCATCCCTAGACTTTCTGTGCATAAACTTGCAGAATTATTGGGATGAAGGAGGACAGAGCAGCCAAGTAGATTATGCTGCATGAACTGCAGGCTGTTGTTTGCCTTCTTAGTTTTGCATGCAGACTGATAGTGCCCAGATAAGCATTTTGTGCCCTGCCATCAGCCATGGGCCATGTCAAGGATAGGTAGGCCCAGCCATTTTAAAAGTATGAATAAAGAAATGAAGATGAATTTATGGGCGTGGGAACAGCTCAGTTCCTAAATCACTTTAATTGAATTACTTTTTGGAGAGAAGAGTATCTCCTGCTAGAAGCCTAGCTGGGGTAGAGACAGACATGAAAGTTCACTCCAGAATACCCAAGTTCACTCATTGGGGACACCAGGTTTGAGGCCTTTACCAGGGCAGGTCGTGCACTTGGAGATGTCTAGTGATCATATACACTGGGAGATACTGtgctgggttttttcccccattttagtTGCAGAGATGatctgggggagaggagctcccAAACAAGTGAAATTCTATAGTGACAACATGGCATTGGTACATATTAACACCCACTCCTCCAGATCCCTCAGAGTTACAAGGTTGGTGAGAGCACTTGTCCTGCAGTGCTTAACTTGTAAAATCTGTTTTACTGCTAACATATGCCTGGGATTAATAATGGCATAGCCCATGCTGTCTTGATTGCAGGTGGATGGATTTCGAGATTTGGCACCAGGAGCTGACAAGGAGTCTGAACAGATGTCGCTGGCCCTTTGGAACCTTGGCTCGTGACTGTGCTTGGATTAATGCAGAGATCAGCAGCCCAATGAATGTTTAGGGTTTTAGAGAATTGACTCAGTTTTGGGGTAGGCTTGCCCAAGATTTGGCCAGTTCCTGAAGTGTGTGGTGTCTGATACCCCATGGCATCAATGACTGTCTCAGTTGTTTATCAGCATTGCCTTTTGTAACAGGATGTTGGATGTTCTGGATTTTTAGTTAGGAGGCTGTTAGATGGGTGGTCTCGCCCCACAGGCCTTACAGAAGATCCCTGCTGAGCCATCATTATTCAGATTCTTTGGGATCCAGTGGGAGTTCATCAGGTATGTTAATAGAGCCAGTATGGAGATTTGAACAAGGCAGCTGTTTTAATGGTTTTTAGTATTTAGTCAATGAGCTCGTGCCTACATCAGCAAGGGAGTATTTCAGGTAGAGTTTTGGAATTTAGGGACTTACATTGGGGGAGTGATCAGTCATTTTGACTCTGATAATCTCAATGGAttagggagaggaaggggagtcTATAGTATTGCAAGAGTTTGGGAAGGCAGGGACTTGCCCAATCAGAGCATTAAAGACCCACATATTGCTGAGGCTGGCTAATGCTGGGCCACTCTTTCTTCCTGTTGAAAAGAGTTTCTCAAGAAAATTCCAGTTTGTGTCAGTCTTCTAAAAGGGGCTTCCATTATCAGGTTCCCTGCTGGTGAATTTGGGTGCCATTCTTTCAGGATCAAGACAGCAACTTCTGCAGTGCAACTGGCAATAGGGACTTGAGGAATATAATTGGTTGATGGCATCCAAATGCATACTTGGTGCGTATGAGGCCTCCAGTTGAGAATTAGAGACCAGTGGTGTGAATGTGCTATGTTTTGCTGCATACCTGGTTTTCTGGATCAAGGGAGCAGATGACAAGAGATAGTGATTAGATCTGTGAGCGCGATATTGTTCATTGGGCCCAGAAGTGGGCAGACAGTTGCCCAGAAGGTTCACAGTATTAGGCCTTGGTGAGGGGATGATTGCATAGGAGGAGAAGCATGCGCTTGGATTATCTGATATCTTCTTACACTCTTTGGTAGCCATCTGAAACGATTATTGTGCACCAAGGTGAAAACAATTTGGGATCTTGTAAGGGGGTTGACTTAACAACTAGGGCAAAGAGAGAGGGCAGAATCAGGACCTTTTCCTATGGGTATCGGTAATCTAGTTTGAAATCTTGCAGCAGAGATTATGGTAGAGAGCTACCAGGCCTCCACATGTTCATGAGGCCAGAAAATGTGTAAATCAGAAAGTGATTAAATTTGTAAAAATCTATTGCATTACCGCAACTATTCAGGGAAGACTCTGACAGGGACTGAGTATATTTTTGGCCAATGTCAGGGAAGGAGTTGTTAACATATGGGAACCTGGTTAGGGATGTGGGGAGGTAGCCATGCTAATTGCTGCCACCTCCTGATTGCATGTTTCCGGTGCAAGTACTTTTTAAATAGAGGTCTGGTTCCTTGATGAACCAGAGTGGGAAGTGGATTTAGGGGAAGGCATCTTTGAAAGAAGATGGGGGAACACGGTTGGACAGCCAAATGTCTCGTACAGTGAGGAACCAACTCTTCCCCCCAGCATTTTAGACCTAATATGAGGAGTGGGCAGTGGGCTAACAATGGGCTGCGTTCAGGTTTGGAGTGGGGGTCTGAAGACAGTCTTCCACCAggtagaagagagagaaggaggaagggtgacatgcatatatatacctgcccctggaaatttccaccacatgcatctgaagaagtgggtattcacccacaaaagctcatgctccaaaacgtctgttagtctataaggtgccacagtattctttgctgcttttacagatccagactaacacggctacccctctgatgcataGGATTAGTTATTACTAGATAATTCCCAGATGAGTTAATAAAATTGCTGCCTAGTTAAATAACATTCCTTGTGTCATGTCTAAGACAAATACATTTTTACTAGTTTCACAGTTCACTTTTCAGTGGACTTCTCTGTTTCCACAATACTTAACTGAGTGGGAAAAACACCTGAAGCTCTGATGCTGGTTTCCAGTCACTGATACCTTTTAATCAATTTGTTCTTTGATTTTAGATGATGACTATACCAGGGATGATCGTAGGGAGAAGCTATACCTACAGTTTTACCAGCAGATACAGAAAGAGTATGATAAAGAAAGACCTTCTGACTGTATCATTGTGGCCATCAGCAAGGAACAAACGTAGgtttctaatttaaaaatgagGTGCTTAAGGTTTCCACTTAAGATGTTCACTTAATAATACTGTTCTCTCAGAGCCGAGGATGTAGGTAATATTTGAGTGTTAAGCCTACTTTTTCCTCTCTGAAGTTCCTTAACATAATTCTATTTAGTCTTTtctaaagtattttaaattgttatgCATCTCTTTGGTCATTGAGCACATTAAGTGTGCATGAGGGCACACGGAGgaacttttaaaaagttacttCTAAAGCAAATTAACTCTGACTCAactcttaatttttttgtttacattttagcaTTTAATAGGAGAATCTTCTTAGAAACCATGAAATCTAATCaatataaaataatgttaaaagtAGGTTCAGATCCTACACCTGTCCTTGAGTCACCTTgacaattttaatattttacatattttcctaatttaaaaaatgtttttctctgcAGCTGCAAAATGAAAGATCCACATAAACAAAAGGGAAACTGGCTATATACAAGCCACTATCAAATGTGCAAGCTCAGATAGGTTTTATTCTCTGATCTTTTAGTCATGTTAAATGGTGCTTACagcaaaagaaatttaaaaaaaaaatctggaagttttaaatgtaacatccctTTAAACTGAAAGCAaactttctagtttttttttcctcttaggtAACTTGGTTTTCTTTCAGATCAATCCTTATGAGTAGTGAAGTCTTCATAGCAAGACCTTacattttctgtttaaagcaTTCAGTGTCATTTTCTAACAAATACAAAGTAAACACTTGAAACATCGTGAAATTACATATATGGCAAAATGAGAGTTAAATGAGGTAGAGTACAAATAACTTTCTTCTTGGTTATCATAGAACTATTAACTTTCATATCATAATTGTCCATCTTCTGGAGATGACCAGGATCAACTTCGATGTGGAGGTCTTGACAATCCATTGATACATTCGTCATAAGATTTATTTGAGGACCAGAAGGATTGGTGCAAGAAAGCTTAACTTTAACATCCAATGTTTAGTTAATGTTCAATATCACCacttaaattgtatttatttcctttctctcttgcATTCTGCATTTCCATAACAAAGTGAGTGTTTTATATTTAGTGTCCAATACAAAATTAATTACCAATATACTATTTTTAAATGGGTTAACTACATGGAAACTTATAGATAATAAACCATACTTTTTAGAATCTTTCTTCTAGTAGGGGAATCAACAAACTCATCAGTCTAAAGCGGTGCTGATATTGCTGTTCTCCTTCAAGTGTTGGATTCTGGTGCTGTAAATACAATACCTGAGAAtcccctttccttcctctctccatctGACATATTAGTCTTTTGATATTCAGATGTTACTTGGATTACACTAGATATTTTGTTCATCTCTTAATTCGTGGCATCTCTTAATTCGTCTGAAAGATGTTATGGTGAGTGATCACTTCAAATGCAGTTGGCAAATCCTCTGTCAGTACCCAGCATACCATGATGTCAGGGGTCAGTGCTCTGTGAAATGTCTCTTCTGTATTCAGTAGTAGAGATACCTGCAATCATGGTGAAAACACTACCATTACTATAGCTTTGTCTGAAGGAACAACTTAGCCTGGCTGGTTGAGTCACCTGAAGTGCAGTGATCATATTCAGTTGTCTAAGCTGTTAGTAAAAATAGACTTCTAAAGTTGATACAGTTAGAAATAATTGTGTGTAAAATTGATATCTTGATCACCATTTTCCTTCACTGGCTTTCACATCAAATATACTTAATTTACATGTTAAAGCAGAATCTTCCTAATTGCCAAAACAGAAAGTACCATGTGGTACACAAAGTTATCTGCATTTTTGTCTTGTGTATGTAATAATATAGTTATTGGCTGTTAGCTAACAGTTACGATGAGGAAGCCGAAATGACCAGGACTTGCTTTTCCCTATCTATGTTGCTTCCCTAGTGTTGACACTAATAAACTTTCAACTGTAAAATAAGCAGCTAAGACTCAGAAGTTACATAGGTAGCAGTGTACATATAGTATGATGTGTGCTATACATTTGCTGAGCATAAATACCTATTAAACCTAATGTCCTTTCTTTATCTTcacacacttatttttaaaaagccaactgGTTAATGTAACTAAAAGGCTTACACTAAAGCCAGTCATAACAGTTTATACTATTGTGAAAAGAGAAAAGAAGTCAAGTTTTAATTGACTATATCAACGATGATATATAGGTGATGAATTAGAATAAATAAAATGCTAAATATAAATAGTTTGTCATTAATGtattaatatatatacatacttTCCAAAAATAGCACTTAATACATGACCCACAGGGATCCTCAATTAAAAAATCCCATATATGAAGGgatcagatttccaaacagttgAACCTTAATATAAGTATTTTCTAAAATAGTCagtacagtatatattttttttgttgtttttttgttttttaaatatctccatTCTGTCATCTAAAAGAGCTTGTCTGATTTAAGGAACATGCCATTTGTGGAAAGAAAATTGTCTCTTACACTTCACATAACTAGAATTGTTACCTGTAACTTAGAGCATACAAAACATGAACTACAGCATGGCAACAACTAACAGTGACACAgacttttatttgtaaaataaccagcctcttttttttctttaagggaATATGCAACAGTCATAGGCCATCGgttgcaggatcatggccttgTGGTGGAAATGATATACCTTACATCTGAGTTGGGTCTCACACGCGCCCTCCAAGAAGTTAAAAATGAtggttccccattttgtattcttgttgaacaGTCAAATGTAGCACTTTCCTCTTGCACCGTAATCATGCTTCATGAGTCTATCAAAAGTAAGTTTAGCTTCATGTAGAAATGTCACTTAAAATAGTCCCCATTCAGAACTGCAATTTAATTTTCTCTGAAcatgttaaaatattaaatactgaCACATTACACCTCTTGGTAACAAAGCCTGACCTAGTTAAGATGTGACAGTTTGTAAATACTTCATTGAATTAATTTCCTATAATTCACAAAACACAAATCCATCTGCCCTGAATTTCTTTTTCCTAAATGGCATGAAATAGACAACAAAAGCTGTCAAACATAGTAGGGCATTATATATAAATAACATGATTACAGTTCACATTCTTATCTTACTGCTACATAGATGGATCAAATTAAAATCCATCTATTTTAAGACTTCAGTTTTCTGAAACTTTAACTTCAGATTTCACATCTTTCCCCTTAACAAGAACACAGCTGTTCTAGTCATTATTAAAAAGGCacttccttttaaaatgaaaaatacctAACTCTCCTGTTCCCCCATTCACGTAAAATATGTTCTGAATTTAAGAAAAAAGTCTATGCTAATCCTACTTTTCCTCTTATTTCAATCAGATGTGTGCGCAACTGTTCAGGGGTGAAACCAGGAATCTTTTTAGCCCAAGCTTAAATTAAGATGACAAGTGACTTGTATCTTTTAATtggggaaactttttttaaatgtaacttgtAATTAAATAACATTGCACATAGCTGTGCTGAATAAAACTAACTTTTGTAATTACAGGGTAACTATGTCAATACTGAAACAGAAACCTTTTAAATTTCATTCATTTGAATTACACACAGACTTAACggctctgttttttgtctttttgtaAATGTGTCAAGTAGATGGGAACACAAGACTGATAAAGCAAGCTATCTCTCTTCTCTGTAGTACACCGTAATATGCCCATGGAGGATGCATTGGCTCTGGTAGTCAAAGCATTTGGGAAAATTTTTGCTGAGCGTGAGCAGCAGGAACGTGCCGAAATTTCACACAAAGCAGCTGATCTGGCGGATGACTACCTAGAACGGGAGCTCTGTGGGAGTTACAGTGTGCCTCTAGGCGTTAGACATCTCCTCTTTCTGTTAAGTGAGGGAAAATATTTATATCGTGAGGAGTTGAACTCAATAAGTGACTACCTGAAGACCAGGAAAGATGAGCTTGAAGGTATTcatgcttttttccccaaaatacaACTTCAAACATGTTTTGTAACAcaagttgattttaaaaaacagctttcAGGTACATTACACATAAATAGTCTACAAATATAAATGATAAATGTGAAAAAGGTCAAAAGTCCACCTGTAAATGTCAATGTATATTAAAGCACATGTATATCTATCCTAAAATCAGATACATATTCCCTGTAGAAATGGTCACACATCAAACACTTCATCTTCATATCCAAGCAACCCAATGAGCAATCACTCTCCCATAAGATTCACTGTTACAAGTaaatttttgtagctcttctgtTAACGCTGACACACATTTAAGTTTTGATAATACCATACACATATAAAAGCATTCTAAATTAAAGTCACTTAGAAGGAATCATTATGCAGAATTTCACGTGTGGTTTAATAAAAACCATTAATTCAACCATTATATATGTTTTGCAAAGTATTCAAGAGAAATTCAGCAGAACAACTTTAACAgataaaacaaaccaacaaacttGTCTAAGTTGCAGAAAACGTGTATTTTGGAAAGATATTCTGGTGTTCTCTTGATCCCTGGGAGCAGCCCTATAGAAACTTCTTGAACCTCTAGGTTAAGGGGTTAATAATTAGAAATAATCTTATCATTATAGGTCACGCCGTCTTTGTAATGATGTACTCTTAAGAGTTactctgctgctgtttgtttttgttctcttaaACTAGCCCTTGTTGAACAAACTGATCCTTCAACTGAAGTTGAAGACACGTTATATCAAGCAAACTTGATGCCAAGTACAAGCACTGCCACCCATACCTTAAGTAAACCTCCACCCCTTCTGCCGACACCCAACAGGAACGTTCTTTTAGGCCAGTCGCCCCTTCCTCCAGCTAAACCTGCATTGTTGGGTGATAGGCCATCAGGAGCTCTTCTTCCAACACCAGGTTAGTAACAATTTAACTTCCTCGTATgtcaaattttatatttaaaactattttactacttggatttttttttcatgactGATTTGATCATTTGTGCAATAGATTTGCTCACAAAAATGTAATAGAAATATTATAATCAATGTTATGGGAAGTATAATAAAATGAAGGGATGTGGACCCCCAAAATATCAGTCGTTTCCAAATATTTAGAGTGGTGATTCAATTTTAGCGTAGCCAATTAGTTTATTTTATCATCCATGTatcattgtgttttgtttttatggtcAATTCATATGGTATTTCATATATAATCAATATATGCTAAGTATATTTAAATTGTCAGTCTTACACTTCTATAATCTACAAGTATTTAGGAGTGATGAGTATGTATTGGGTATATAAGTAAAGCATGGCTGGAATGAAAGGCCTGCAGTctgaggcctgtaagattttagctGCACCGTATTAAGCCATAGGCTTAAGAATGCTTGACATGAGTGGTTGATCTAGGAATAACCCTATGCCAGTAAGGTCACAAGATTACTGCAAAAGATGTGCCACTAGGTGATGTTACAGAAAACTGGAATAGACTGCAGTGTATTGTCCAAGAGCACGAGACACCTGATTGTAACATCATGTCCTGACCACAGGTTACATGTTGTGTGtagatgctaatgagaataaaatGAACTAAGAAGTAACCTATGAAAAATGAGGCACCCCAGTATGCATGGGGTGTGGAAGTACAGATAAGGGAAAAGAGGGTTGAAACGCCCATGCATATGCATAAGGTGTTAGATGTGGTCAGAACAACAATATAAAAGATGTTTCCTGGTTGGGTAAAAGTGGAAAGATCTAGCAGGAACCATCCTCTGTCGATGATCATCTGTTGAGAGGTCCATCGGACCCTAGAATATCTGAGGATGTCAATATGACTACAGTCTTGGGTTTTGTAGGATTTATATATGCATGGGTAATTATAGCTTTGCTTATTggtttaataaaacttgtagtaCAGATAAAACTTTGTACTTGATTGTCTCTATGATCACTATGGCCTTGTGTTCCTGGAGTCTCCAAATTTGAGAAAAGCACCAGAGGTGATTTTCACTttgagcttgaaactgtagcaCCAGGAGCTGAACCCATGGGAGTTTATATTgaatttagtaattttgtattaaataaaaaaggctacaataatttaaagaaaagaaaagttggATGATTTTAGCCATACTACCTTTCATAACAAACTTTCCAGGATAGGGGTAGAGAAGAACAACTATTCTGTTCCTATCTAAAAATGAATCTCCTGTAATATTATGAAAGTATAAGGACTTTCTTTTCCAGTTGCCAAAGTTAAGCTCTAGTAAAAGAATTCTTTGAAGTTACGAAAGCTTATAGAAAACCAAAGGGGCGTCGGGGACATTTGAGAGCAGTTCAGGATTTAAAGATGAATTCTCCTAGATCTTAAGACTTTTGTGCAGTTCTAAGCCTGTGCTgggttaatttaaaattaaatgctggTTGCTTTTATGATTGGGATGCATATTAACAATTATTGGGAAATCAGCATAACTTAATGATAAGAATATAAGACACTCACAATTTTGTTTGTACATGATCTGAGTCTTCAGCCTCGGGGCTAATACTAGGCACAAATTTGCATCACAGCTGGTGTCCTGCTGTGTTCTCTTAACTTAGTCGTTATTGGGTCTGCTTAGGATCTTTtgtcaaataaatatatttgacaaGAATTGTAACATAGTAATTTAGTCCTGTTTTACTTGCTGTCTTTATCAATCTTCCTTTACTAACGAGGAcactttattaatttaatttgtctgtctgtcttgtagTGTAAACATGTTTACAGGTCACCACTAATGCAGTGGAAAACTGTACTCTGTGGTAGAGATGTAAAACTTTCCAATATGCATGCCTGCATGTAGGTGTAGTGTTAAATAACTTGAAAGGATTTTACTTGTACTTCCATAGTGTTAGACCTTTTATAAGGTAATGCTCTTACTGGCATCGGTTGAAgacttaaaaaaatctgaatgatGCTAGTAGATTTGCTAATGTCTGCAA
This Gopherus evgoodei ecotype Sinaloan lineage chromosome 12, rGopEvg1_v1.p, whole genome shotgun sequence DNA region includes the following protein-coding sequences:
- the LOC115660303 gene encoding nuclear receptor coactivator 5-like isoform X3, whose product is MSSWVKVTRGQVQKPIVDKSINPYRPYQKSPYSPQDGYSKDFEDLNSFEELFGQQYDYSTGNEDYYERYQYSPKAGPSLHETPGIPGRQEAAVAAQQPGSSRRQDPEHESSAVEVGPTAPCSREKWRTARAASVVPPAGVSPLPVVDDDYTRDDRREKLYLQFYQQIQKEYDKERPSDCIIVAISKEQTEYATVIGHRLQDHGLVVEMIYLTSELGLTRALQEVKNDGSPFCILVEQSNVALSSCTVIMLHESIKIHRNMPMEDALALVVKAFGKIFAEREQQERAEISHKAADLADDYLERELCGSYSVPLGVRHLLFLLSEGKYLYREELNSISDYLKTRKDELEALVEQTDPSTEVEDTLYQANLMPSTSTATHTLSKPPPLLPTPNRNVLLGQSPLPPAKPALLGDRPSGALLPTPGMSGAKGKPPPLLAAPAKRPGLLGYSPHQPAKRPLLGEKPGLLPTPAVHVKPVQHQRAAKPKPLLN
- the LOC115660303 gene encoding nuclear receptor coactivator 5-like isoform X1; its protein translation is MSSWVKVTRGQVQKPIVDKRHRPGWIPRLLDINPYRPYQKSPYSPQDGYSKDFEDLNSFEELFGQQYDYSTGNEDYYERYQYSPKAGPSLHETPGIPGRQEAAVAAQQPGSSRRQDPEHESSAVEVGPTAPCSREKWRTARAASVVPPAGVSPLPVVDDDYTRDDRREKLYLQFYQQIQKEYDKERPSDCIIVAISKEQTEYATVIGHRLQDHGLVVEMIYLTSELGLTRALQEVKNDGSPFCILVEQSNVALSSCTVIMLHESIKIHRNMPMEDALALVVKAFGKIFAEREQQERAEISHKAADLADDYLERELCGSYSVPLGVRHLLFLLSEGKYLYREELNSISDYLKTRKDELEALVEQTDPSTEVEDTLYQANLMPSTSTATHTLSKPPPLLPTPNRNVLLGQSPLPPAKPALLGDRPSGALLPTPGMSGAKGKPPPLLAAPAKRPGLLGYSPHQPAKRPLLGEKPGLLPTPAVHVKPVQHQRAAKPKPLLN
- the LOC115660303 gene encoding nuclear receptor coactivator 5-like isoform X4, whose product is MSSWVKVTRGQVQKPIVDKRHRPGWIPRLLDINPYRPYQKSPYSPQDGYSKDFEDLNSFEELFGQQYDYSTGNEDYYERYQYSPKDDDYTRDDRREKLYLQFYQQIQKEYDKERPSDCIIVAISKEQTEYATVIGHRLQDHGLVVEMIYLTSELGLTRALQEVKNDGSPFCILVEQSNVALSSCTVIMLHESIKIHRNMPMEDALALVVKAFGKIFAEREQQERAEISHKAADLADDYLERELCGSYSVPLGVRHLLFLLSEGKYLYREELNSISDYLKTRKDELEALVEQTDPSTEVEDTLYQANLMPSTSTATHTLSKPPPLLPTPNRNVLLGQSPLPPAKPALLGDRPSGALLPTPGMSGAKGKPPPLLAAPAKRPGLLGYSPHQPAKRPLLGEKPGLLPTPAVHVKPVQHQRAAKPKPLLN
- the LOC115660303 gene encoding formin-like protein isoform X2, with product MSSWVKVTRGQVQKPIVDKRHRPGWIPRLLDINPYRPYQKSPYSPQDGYSKDFEDLNSFEELFGQQYDYSTGNEDYYERYQYSPKGPSLHETPGIPGRQEAAVAAQQPGSSRRQDPEHESSAVEVGPTAPCSREKWRTARAASVVPPAGVSPLPVVDDDYTRDDRREKLYLQFYQQIQKEYDKERPSDCIIVAISKEQTEYATVIGHRLQDHGLVVEMIYLTSELGLTRALQEVKNDGSPFCILVEQSNVALSSCTVIMLHESIKIHRNMPMEDALALVVKAFGKIFAEREQQERAEISHKAADLADDYLERELCGSYSVPLGVRHLLFLLSEGKYLYREELNSISDYLKTRKDELEALVEQTDPSTEVEDTLYQANLMPSTSTATHTLSKPPPLLPTPNRNVLLGQSPLPPAKPALLGDRPSGALLPTPGMSGAKGKPPPLLAAPAKRPGLLGYSPHQPAKRPLLGEKPGLLPTPAVHVKPVQHQRAAKPKPLLN